From one Humulus lupulus chromosome 8, drHumLupu1.1, whole genome shotgun sequence genomic stretch:
- the LOC133797142 gene encoding NAC domain-containing protein 75-like isoform X2, which yields MNKSSNQLGSSITSSDLIDAKLEEHQMCGSKHCPGCGHKLEGKPDWLGLPAGVKFDPTDQELIEHLEAKVEDKDMKSHPLIDEFIPTIEGEDGICYTHPEKLPGVTRDGLSRHFFHRPSKAYTTGTRKRRKIQTECDHLQGGETRWHKTGKTRPVMVNGKQKGCKKILVLYTNFGKNRKPEKTNWVMHQYHLGQHEEEKEGELVVSKIFYQTQPRQCNWSDRAATAAVVVGEGISSDGGGGGGRRDSTGSGSCSSKEISSNINPQRDQHHQMVAAAAAVAQLSSAYSGTTMDIPVQLKSDHFSFVPFRKSFDEVGIGDHASTVREGSGGGGGACEDLVREHHQHIRPPVHLNMAQEHHQHHQHHHQQQQQQQQHQIHHQMATTSFHISRPSHPISNIISPPPLHHTSIILDQDAYRIMLQNDNTTTSTTTFQQQQQQQQHHKMGGRSASGLEELIMGCTSSNNNIKEESAMGNVPQEADWMKYSSFWPDPDNPDHHG from the exons ATGAATAAGAGTAGTAATCAGCTGGGCAGCTCAATAACCAGCTCTGATCTCATAGATGCAAAGCTTGAAGAGCATCAGATGTGTGGATCCAAACACTGCCCCGGCTGTGGTCACAAGCTCGAAGGAAAACCg GATTGGTTAGGTCTACCAGCCGGAGTGAAATTCGACCCAACAGACCAAGAACTGATCGAACACCTCGAAGCAAAAGTAGAAGATAAAGACATGAAATCTCACCCTTTGATAGATGAGTTCATCCCCACCATTGAAGGAGAAGATGGGATTTGTTATACCCATCCTGAGAAACTTCCAG GAGTGACTAGAGATGGGTTAAGCAGGCATTTCTTTCACAGACCATCGAAAGCTTACACAACTGGGACAAGAAAACGAAGAAAAATCCAAACGGAATGTGACCACTTGCAAGGAGGAGAAACCAGGTGGCACAAGACCGGGAAGACCAGGCCGGTCATGGTCAATGGAAAGCAAAAAGGGTGCAAGAAAATCCTGGTTTTGTACACCAACTTTGGGAAAAACCGCAAACCCGAAAAGACCAACTGGGTCATGCACCAATACCATCTCGGGCAGCACGAGGAAGAAAAAGAAGGAGAGCTTGTTGTGTCTAAGATTTTCTACCAAACGCAGCCTAGGCAATGTAATTGGTCCGACCGGGCAGCCACCGCAGCCGTGGTGGTTGGCGAAGGAATTAGCAGTGACGGCGGGGGCGGGGGCGGTAGGAGAGACAGTACTGGGAGTGGGAGTTGCTCTTCTAAGGAGATAAGTAGTAATATTAATCCTCAGAGAGATCAACATCATCAAATGGTTGCAGCTGCAGCTGCTGTTGCTCAGTTGTCTAGTGCTTATAGTGGTACGACTATGGATATTCCGGTTCAGTTAAAATCTGATCACTTCAGCTTTGTTCCATTCAGGAAAAGCTTTGATGAG GTGGGAATAGGAGATCATGCTTCAACAGTAAGGGAAGGCtcgggaggaggaggaggcgcgTGCGAAGATCTCGTGCGCGAGCACCATCAACATATCAGGCCACCAGTACACCTTAACATGGCTCAAGAACACCATCAACATCATCAGCACCATCatcaacagcaacaacaacaacaacagcatcAAATACATCATCAAATGGCAACGACGTCGTTTCACATAAGCCGGCCTTCACACCCAATATCTAATATCATTTCTCCTCCTCCTCTCCACCACACCTCCATCATTCTTGACCAGGATGCCTATCGAATAATGCTCCAAAATGACAacactactactagtactactactttCCAG caacagcaacaacaacaacagcatcATAAAATGGGAGGAAGGTCAGCATCTGGTTTGGAGGAACTCATAATGGGCTGCACTTCAAGTAATAATAATATCAAAGAA GAGTCAGCTATGGGAAACGTACCTCAAGAGGCAGACTGGATGAAGTACTCTTCCTTCTGGCCTGACCCTGACAATCCGGATCATCATGGGTAG
- the LOC133797143 gene encoding mitochondrial-processing peptidase subunit alpha-like, translating into MRQSFSQTKGQLFSAFKLQSCRETLTHHPTLHTLGVRTTSGRHSSHFIAMYRATASRLRALKGRSCHREFARFASSSAVSTGQSSSTSGGLFGWLFGGGSRTLPPLDFPLPGVNLPPPVPDHVQPDSTKITTLPNGLKIASQTSVTPAASIGLYVDCGSIYETPLSFGASHLLERMAFKSTRNRSHLRVVREVEAIGGHVQASASREQMGYTFDALKTYVPQMVELLADSVRNPVFLDWEVNEQLQKVKSEISEASNNPDALVLEAIHSAGYSGALANPLLAPESALTRLNGTILEEFIAENYTAPRIVLAGYGVDHEELVSIAEPLLSDLPSVPRPEEPKSLYTGGDYRCHVDSGRTHFALAFEFPGGWHKEKEAMQLTVLQMLLGGGGSFSAGGPGKGMHSRLYVRVLNEQPQFQSISAFNNIYNNTGIFGIQATTDSGFAEKAVDIVANELIALAKPGEVDQVQLDRAKKSTKSAILMNLESRMIASEDIGRQVLTYGKRMQVDHFLKVVDEVTPKDIASIAQKLLSSPLTLASYGDVIYFPSYDSVSSKFSAK; encoded by the exons ATGCGACAATCTTTCTCCCAAACCAAAGGTCAATTGTTCAGCGCCTTCAAACTCCAATCGTGCAGAGAGACCCTCACGCATCACCCAACCCTCCACACCCTCGGAGTCCGTACAACCTCAGGGCGTCACTCTTCGCACTTCATCGCCATGTACAGAGCCACAGCTTCGCGCCTCAGGGCCCTAAAG GGTCGTAGCTGCCACAGGGAATTTGCTCGATTTGCAAGTTCAAGTGCTGTTTCAACAGGTCAGTCCTCATCCACTTCTGGAGGTCTATTTGGATGGCTGTTTGGTGGAGGTTCCAGGACTTTACCTCCTCTAGACTTCCCACTCCCGGGTGTCAATCTGCCTCCTCCAGTTCCAGATCACGTTCAACCAGATTCTACCAAAATTACAACTCTTCCTAATGGCCTCAAAATAGCTTCTCAAACATCAGTG ACTCCAGCTGCTTCAATTGGCTTATATGTTGATTGTGGTTCGATCTATGAGACACCATTATCATTTGGTGCCTCCCACTTGCTGGAGCGTATGGCCTTTAAGAGTACAAGAAACAGGAGCCACTTGCGTGTTGTGCGAGAGGTTGAGGCAATTGGTGGGCATGTGCAAGCCTCAGCTTCTCGAGAACAGATGGGTTACACCTTCGATGCTTTAAAGACTTATGTTCCCCAAATGGTTGAGCTTCTTGCTGACTCTGTTAGGAATCCTGTTTTTCTGGATTGGGAAGTCAATGAGCAG CTTCAGAAGGTGAAATCTGAGATTAGTGAAGCTTCCAACAACCCTGACGCTTTGGTTCTGGAAGCAATTCATTCTGCTGGTTATTCAGGTGCTCTGGCTAATCCTCTTTTAGCTCCAGAATCTGCATTAACTAGATTGAATGGTACAATTCTGGAAGAATTTATTGCT GAAAATTATACAGCTCCCAGGATTGTACTTGCTGGTTATGGGGTTGATCATGAAGAATTAGTATCCATTGCAGAACCACTTTTGTCTGATCTACCTAGCGTCCCTCGTCCTGAAGAGCCAAAGTCTTTGTATACAGGAGGTGATTATCGCTGTCATGTTGATTCTGGG AGAACTCATTTTGCTCTCGCGTTTGAGTTTCCTGGTGGCTGGCATAAGGAGAAGGAAGCTATGCAATTGACTGTTCTACAG ATGCTATTGGGAGGAGGTGGATCTTTCTCAGCTGGTGGACCTGGAAAAGGGATGCACTCACGGCTTT ATGTACGTGTCTTGAATGAGCAACCACAATTTCAGTCTATTTCAGCATTCAATAACATCTACAACAATACTGGCATTTTTGGTATCCAAGCTACCACT GACTCTGGTTTTGCTGAAAAAGCAGTTGATATAGTAGCTAATGAGCTTATTGCACTTGCTAAACCTGGCGAAg TTGACCAAGTACAGCTGGATCGTGCTAAAAAGTCAACAAAATCTGCCATTCTAATGAATTTGGAATCTAGA ATGATTGCATCGGAAGATATAGGGAGACAAGTGCTGACTTATGGAAAGCG GATGCAAGTGGATCACTTCTTGAAGGTTGTAGATGAAGTCACTCCGAAAGATATTGCTTCAATTGCCCAAAAGCTTCTATCGTCTCCTCTCACACTGGCATCATATGGAGATG TCATCTACTTCCCAAGCTACGATTCAGTTAGCAGCAAGTTCAGTGCAAAGTGA
- the LOC133797142 gene encoding NAC domain-containing protein 75-like isoform X1 codes for MNKSSNQLGSSITSSDLIDAKLEEHQMCGSKHCPGCGHKLEGKPDWLGLPAGVKFDPTDQELIEHLEAKVEDKDMKSHPLIDEFIPTIEGEDGICYTHPEKLPGVTRDGLSRHFFHRPSKAYTTGTRKRRKIQTECDHLQGGETRWHKTGKTRPVMVNGKQKGCKKILVLYTNFGKNRKPEKTNWVMHQYHLGQHEEEKEGELVVSKIFYQTQPRQCNWSDRAATAAVVVGEGISSDGGGGGGRRDSTGSGSCSSKEISSNINPQRDQHHQMVAAAAAVAQLSSAYSGTTMDIPVQLKSDHFSFVPFRKSFDEVGIGDHASTVREGSGGGGGACEDLVREHHQHIRPPVHLNMAQEHHQHHQHHHQQQQQQQQHQIHHQMATTSFHISRPSHPISNIISPPPLHHTSIILDQDAYRIMLQNDNTTTSTTTFQQQQQQQQQHHKMGGRSASGLEELIMGCTSSNNNIKEESAMGNVPQEADWMKYSSFWPDPDNPDHHG; via the exons ATGAATAAGAGTAGTAATCAGCTGGGCAGCTCAATAACCAGCTCTGATCTCATAGATGCAAAGCTTGAAGAGCATCAGATGTGTGGATCCAAACACTGCCCCGGCTGTGGTCACAAGCTCGAAGGAAAACCg GATTGGTTAGGTCTACCAGCCGGAGTGAAATTCGACCCAACAGACCAAGAACTGATCGAACACCTCGAAGCAAAAGTAGAAGATAAAGACATGAAATCTCACCCTTTGATAGATGAGTTCATCCCCACCATTGAAGGAGAAGATGGGATTTGTTATACCCATCCTGAGAAACTTCCAG GAGTGACTAGAGATGGGTTAAGCAGGCATTTCTTTCACAGACCATCGAAAGCTTACACAACTGGGACAAGAAAACGAAGAAAAATCCAAACGGAATGTGACCACTTGCAAGGAGGAGAAACCAGGTGGCACAAGACCGGGAAGACCAGGCCGGTCATGGTCAATGGAAAGCAAAAAGGGTGCAAGAAAATCCTGGTTTTGTACACCAACTTTGGGAAAAACCGCAAACCCGAAAAGACCAACTGGGTCATGCACCAATACCATCTCGGGCAGCACGAGGAAGAAAAAGAAGGAGAGCTTGTTGTGTCTAAGATTTTCTACCAAACGCAGCCTAGGCAATGTAATTGGTCCGACCGGGCAGCCACCGCAGCCGTGGTGGTTGGCGAAGGAATTAGCAGTGACGGCGGGGGCGGGGGCGGTAGGAGAGACAGTACTGGGAGTGGGAGTTGCTCTTCTAAGGAGATAAGTAGTAATATTAATCCTCAGAGAGATCAACATCATCAAATGGTTGCAGCTGCAGCTGCTGTTGCTCAGTTGTCTAGTGCTTATAGTGGTACGACTATGGATATTCCGGTTCAGTTAAAATCTGATCACTTCAGCTTTGTTCCATTCAGGAAAAGCTTTGATGAG GTGGGAATAGGAGATCATGCTTCAACAGTAAGGGAAGGCtcgggaggaggaggaggcgcgTGCGAAGATCTCGTGCGCGAGCACCATCAACATATCAGGCCACCAGTACACCTTAACATGGCTCAAGAACACCATCAACATCATCAGCACCATCatcaacagcaacaacaacaacaacagcatcAAATACATCATCAAATGGCAACGACGTCGTTTCACATAAGCCGGCCTTCACACCCAATATCTAATATCATTTCTCCTCCTCCTCTCCACCACACCTCCATCATTCTTGACCAGGATGCCTATCGAATAATGCTCCAAAATGACAacactactactagtactactactttCCAG cagcaacagcaacaacaacaacagcatcATAAAATGGGAGGAAGGTCAGCATCTGGTTTGGAGGAACTCATAATGGGCTGCACTTCAAGTAATAATAATATCAAAGAA GAGTCAGCTATGGGAAACGTACCTCAAGAGGCAGACTGGATGAAGTACTCTTCCTTCTGGCCTGACCCTGACAATCCGGATCATCATGGGTAG